Genomic window (Oryza sativa Japonica Group chromosome 3, ASM3414082v1):
GAGACGCACATCCATCCCGGCGGAGaggatgctgctgctgcgcgccgccagggcgtcgccggcgatggccgccgTCGTCAGGTGCAAACCCACCAGGCTGACCCCAATCGCGggcctctcctcctcgtcgggtgggggcaggaggaagaaggccgggcggcggggcgaggccaagcccccacccccacccccgccgcAGCTGCGGGGCGGcgagacgaagaagaagaagaagccagacgcgaggacggcggcggaggcggcgcaagGGTTGCAGAGGCATGAggtcgagaggaggaagaagccgccgccgccgccgccgccgccgaagcaggAGAAGGCGAAGCGCGTGGTGCGGTGGAAGTGCGCGGCCGGGTGCGGCGCGTGCTGCAAGCTGGACAAGGGCCCCGACTTCCCCTCCCCCGAGGAGATCTTCGCCGAGCACCCCGAGGACCTCAAGGTACTCCCAACGATGCAAAATTCTGCCTAATCTACTACTACCATTCTGCaacgtactacctccgtcccgtcccaaattataagcATTTTTCGGCTTCGATAACGTCTTtactaacaatatctataaaaataaaacgttttaaataaaaagagttgtatattatgatagtttgtttagtGATAAATCTAGGAACATCAATTTTACaggattgatcttttttatttttttctattaatagtcaaaattgaaaatgtttgacttgacaCTATCCTTAtatttaaggacggagggagtatatactaaaACGATGTAAAGAAAAATCGACGATTACTTGCTGTTTCTATAAATTGCAATATTGTTATGACTTATGAGGTGATGCAAGCTTAATCAACCAACGCTGATGAATGAATGAAATGATGCTTCACGCCTGCAGCTGTACAAGAGCATGATCGGCGCCGATGGATGGTGTATCAACTACGACAAGTCCACTCGCACCTGCAACATCTACGAAGGTAGTCACAAACTCAACAGGACGAATCCTGTATGACCCTGGTGTGTAATGGGCCATTTCACCTGACACTGTTCTGGTTGATGCGTCGCGAAACTTGCGATCGTAGAGAGGCCTGTCTTCTGCAGGGTGGAACCGAAGGTTTTCGAGGAGTACTTCGGCGTGCCAAGCCGACCCAGCACGTTTGACAGGGAAGCTTGCAGGTTTGCTTCTCCTGTCCTGCCTCGTGTATCGCTGGGTTAGTTCGTCAAAGGTGGTGATTTCGGGTTTGTTTACTTGTTCGCAGTGCTTGTGTGGATACCATCAAGATGGTGTATGGTGAGGAGTCCGCGGAGCTAACTAACTTTAAACGTGTCATAAGGGAAGAAAGTAAAAAGCATGAAGCTAGCCTGAACCAAGATAAATTGTTGGATACATAGCTCCTGGTAAGAACTCTGTAAGTCTATAGTTCTGGCATGGCCCAAATCCTGAATTTTGCCGCCCTTTACATCTGTAAAGTTGACTAGTAACTTGTAAATCATGTGGTTCCTTTAGTGAGTATTGCTAACCATTCATCGTAGAGATATAGAATCTCATCGCATATTGTTTTTTCTTAGATATGCATTCCATATCTTCAATTGATTTGAACATTGTGATACGATGATAGCTCCTTTCTATGATGTGGTTTAGGCAAGAAAAACAACTGCCAAACACCAAAATGTGTGAAAACAGTTCGTCCAAAAGATTATTATCGTAGTGCCTCACTATGCCAAACGGGGCCTTATATATGGCAGTGAGCCAGTGAAGATAATCTTGCAACTTCATACCATGTTAAGCCTTGTCATGACATGTTTGCTGATGTATAGGTTTTTGTTTCAGGTAAATTCAGAAGACATCAATGGCCTATAATGTAAAGGTCCATATATTTATGTTTCCTGCTGTTTGATGTGCATCAGTGCCTCAAATGGTTAAACGTGGAACACGCACCGAGATGTTGAGGGAGTTTTACCTGAGATGTTGCTATCACGGTTCGGAGGAAATGAATTGACACTTGCAAGTTAAGAAGGCAGTCGGATATGCTCAAGTTTATAAGCTTGTTGAGTGAGGGTTGGTGGTATTATTTTTTCCCCGTTATTGTTAACAATTGTTTGCTAAAGCATAGAGCAATAGTTAGCTTGGTTTGAATGCCTTCATCCAATTCTGATGATACTGACCTAGCTAATCTCACTCAGATTTGATTCTGAATGATTAAATCCCAACCTAATCCCATTCACGATTTGGTTTTGGTCTTTTGAGGTGATAAAATATGTTCCctgtatttttttccctttcctaTTACACTTGCAATATGTTCCCTgtatttgttttccttttttattccaCTTAAGAAACATTTCTGCTGGAGATATAATCATATAAATATCGCTCTCATTCTACCCTTACCTTTCTAAGTCATGCCTAGAGGCGATGGTCATATTATTATGCTCTCTCGCCATTAT
Coding sequences:
- the LOC4332899 gene encoding uncharacterized protein, translated to MLLLRAARASPAMAAVVRCKPTRLTPIAGLSSSSGGGRRKKAGRRGEAKPPPPPPPQLRGGETKKKKKPDARTAAEAAQGLQRHEVERRKKPPPPPPPPKQEKAKRVVRWKCAAGCGACCKLDKGPDFPSPEEIFAEHPEDLKLYKSMIGADGWCINYDKSTRTCNIYEERPVFCRVEPKVFEEYFGVPSRPSTFDREACSACVDTIKMVYGEESAELTNFKRVIREESKKHEASLNQDKLLDT